A genome region from Jeongeupia sp. HS-3 includes the following:
- a CDS encoding acetyl-CoA C-acetyltransferase: MTDIVIVAAQRTALGNFGGALAKVSAPELGATVIRALLEKSGLAADQVSEVILGNVLTAGLGQNPARQALRLAGLPDAVPGLTINQVCGSGLKAVALGVQAILSGESDIVIAGGQENMSATPHILPGSRDGFRMGNAQLIDTMVYDGLTDVYNKYHMGVTAENIAKKYGISRTEQDELALSSQHKAAAAQAAGRFVDEIVPVSIPQRKGDPVVFSADEFIKTNATMEGLSKLRPAFDKEGTVTAGNASGLNDGAAAVLLMTREKAEQLGLTPLATIRAAASAGVEPSLMGMGPVPATQRVLARTGWKLDDLDLIEGNEAFAAQALGVARELKWDWNRVNVNGGAIALGHPIGASGARILVTLLHEMIRRDAKKGLATLCIGGGMGVALAIER; encoded by the coding sequence ATGACTGACATCGTTATTGTTGCTGCGCAACGTACTGCTCTGGGTAATTTTGGCGGCGCACTGGCCAAAGTTTCAGCGCCGGAGCTGGGCGCGACCGTGATTCGCGCATTGCTTGAAAAGTCGGGCCTTGCTGCCGACCAGGTTAGCGAAGTGATTCTGGGTAACGTATTGACCGCTGGCCTTGGTCAGAACCCGGCTCGCCAGGCGTTGCGTCTGGCCGGTTTGCCGGACGCCGTACCAGGGCTGACGATCAATCAGGTCTGCGGTTCGGGCCTGAAGGCTGTGGCGCTTGGCGTACAAGCGATCCTGTCGGGCGAAAGCGATATCGTTATCGCCGGTGGTCAGGAAAACATGAGCGCGACACCGCACATCCTGCCGGGCTCGCGTGATGGCTTCCGCATGGGCAATGCCCAATTGATCGACACCATGGTCTACGACGGCCTGACCGATGTGTACAACAAGTACCACATGGGTGTGACCGCTGAAAACATCGCTAAAAAGTACGGCATCAGCCGTACCGAGCAGGACGAGCTGGCGCTGTCGTCGCAACACAAAGCCGCTGCTGCGCAAGCCGCCGGCCGCTTTGTCGATGAAATTGTCCCGGTCAGTATTCCGCAGCGTAAGGGTGATCCGGTGGTGTTCTCGGCCGATGAGTTCATCAAGACCAATGCCACGATGGAAGGCTTGTCCAAGCTGCGCCCAGCCTTCGACAAGGAAGGCACCGTCACCGCCGGCAACGCATCGGGCCTCAACGACGGCGCCGCTGCGGTGCTGCTGATGACGCGCGAGAAGGCCGAACAGCTCGGTCTGACGCCACTGGCGACAATCCGTGCCGCGGCATCGGCCGGCGTCGAGCCGAGCCTGATGGGTATGGGCCCGGTGCCGGCGACTCAGCGCGTGCTGGCGCGCACCGGCTGGAAGCTCGACGATCTCGACCTGATCGAAGGCAATGAGGCGTTTGCCGCGCAGGCGCTCGGCGTTGCCCGCGAGCTGAAGTGGGATTGGAACCGCGTCAACGTCAACGGCGGCGCGATCGCCCTCGGTCATCCGATCGGTGCGTCGGGTGCGCGTATTCTGGTGACGCTGCTGCACGAAATGATTCGCCGCGATGCCAAGAAGGGGCTGGCGACGCTGTGCATCGGTGGTGGCATGGGCGTGGCGCTGGCGATCGAGCGCTAA
- a CDS encoding alpha/beta hydrolase, which translates to MLQSTSLESFFQQFNDANQKWWQSWVNSVTPAGSTTLPPSLAPANGVSPEVFETHSQFYQQQLELWMQLIGAGAAAAVEPEKGDRRFAAPEWELPVFSFLKQNYLLTSKWLTQMVDHVHADEDTKARMAFFARQYLDAVSPTNFAVTNPEVLKLAVDTRGESLNEGMKKLLEDIQKGAITMTDESQFVVGENLAVTPGQVVFENELIQLIQYSPTTDDVHETPLLIVPPCVNKYYIMDLKPENSMVRWVVGEGHTTFLVSWKSITPELGQLKWDDYIERGVIAASDAVRKIGQCEKLNVLAFCIGGELVSTAVPVMQARGQDWFKSLTLMTVMIDHADPGDIKHFLDPNVVASREAVIEQGGVISGKELARTFAALRANDLVWNYVVNNYLKGKTPPPFDLLYWNNDSANLALPMHTWFLRNMYFDNNLAKPGSFSLCGVPIDLTQITLPTYVFAAREDHIVPWTSAYKTTGIFKGPLRFVLGASGHIAGTINPVSTNKRNYWVNEALGAEPQAWFDAAESRPGSWWQDWGQWLIPHAGERVAAPKILGNRQFKPLEPAPGRYVKERLS; encoded by the coding sequence GTGTTGCAGTCCACGTCACTTGAATCGTTTTTCCAGCAGTTCAACGATGCCAACCAGAAGTGGTGGCAGAGTTGGGTCAACTCGGTGACACCGGCAGGTTCGACTACGCTGCCTCCCTCTCTGGCTCCGGCCAACGGCGTATCGCCCGAGGTATTTGAAACGCATAGCCAGTTCTATCAGCAACAGCTTGAGTTGTGGATGCAGCTGATCGGCGCTGGTGCTGCCGCGGCGGTCGAGCCGGAAAAAGGCGATCGACGCTTTGCTGCGCCGGAGTGGGAGCTGCCTGTCTTCAGCTTCCTCAAGCAGAACTATCTGCTCACATCGAAATGGCTGACCCAAATGGTTGACCACGTGCATGCCGATGAAGACACCAAGGCCCGGATGGCGTTCTTTGCCCGCCAGTATCTGGATGCGGTCAGTCCAACCAATTTTGCGGTGACCAATCCGGAAGTCCTCAAGCTCGCGGTCGATACCCGAGGTGAAAGCCTGAACGAGGGCATGAAGAAACTGCTCGAGGATATACAGAAGGGCGCGATCACCATGACCGACGAGTCGCAGTTCGTCGTCGGCGAAAATCTGGCGGTGACGCCAGGTCAGGTGGTGTTCGAGAACGAGTTGATTCAGCTGATCCAGTATTCGCCGACCACGGACGATGTGCACGAAACACCGCTGCTGATCGTGCCGCCTTGCGTCAACAAGTACTACATCATGGATCTCAAGCCCGAGAACTCGATGGTGCGCTGGGTGGTGGGCGAGGGTCACACGACCTTTCTTGTCTCGTGGAAATCGATCACGCCCGAACTCGGCCAGCTCAAGTGGGATGACTATATTGAACGCGGTGTGATCGCCGCCAGCGATGCGGTGCGCAAGATCGGCCAGTGCGAAAAGCTCAACGTGCTGGCGTTCTGCATCGGCGGAGAGCTGGTGTCGACTGCTGTGCCGGTGATGCAGGCTCGCGGGCAGGACTGGTTCAAATCGCTGACGCTGATGACGGTGATGATCGATCACGCCGACCCGGGTGATATCAAGCACTTCCTTGATCCGAACGTTGTTGCCAGCCGTGAGGCGGTGATCGAGCAGGGCGGGGTGATTTCGGGCAAGGAGCTGGCACGTACCTTTGCCGCCTTGCGCGCCAATGATCTGGTGTGGAACTACGTCGTCAACAACTACCTGAAAGGCAAGACGCCACCGCCGTTCGACCTGCTGTACTGGAACAACGATTCGGCCAATCTGGCGCTGCCGATGCACACCTGGTTCCTGCGCAATATGTATTTCGACAACAACCTGGCCAAGCCGGGTTCGTTCTCGCTGTGCGGGGTGCCGATCGATCTGACGCAAATCACCTTGCCGACTTACGTGTTTGCCGCGCGCGAAGACCATATCGTGCCGTGGACGTCGGCGTACAAGACCACCGGGATCTTCAAGGGGCCGTTGCGCTTCGTGCTCGGTGCTTCGGGGCACATCGCCGGTACGATCAATCCCGTATCGACAAACAAGCGCAATTACTGGGTCAATGAGGCTCTGGGCGCCGAGCCGCAAGCATGGTTCGACGCGGCCGAATCGCGCCCAGGAAGCTGGTGGCAGGACTGGGGGCAATGGCTGATTCCGCATGCCGGTGAGCGCGTTGCCGCACCGAAAATACTGGGCAACCGCCAGTTCAAGCCCCTCGAGCCGGCACCGGGTCGTTACGTCAAAGAACGCTTGTCTTGA